The following proteins are encoded in a genomic region of Paenibacillus sp. FSL H3-0469:
- a CDS encoding DUF6171 family protein, whose product MTTTSTCKGCREEYKVTEAQIARILASSMFNPGNSASDEVYAERLAICGTCPKLQDGVTCTACGCIIPVVARLKARSCPLPGGGKWQPVAE is encoded by the coding sequence ATGACGACCACTTCAACCTGCAAAGGCTGCCGGGAGGAGTACAAGGTCACGGAAGCGCAGATTGCCCGCATTCTGGCGTCCTCCATGTTCAATCCCGGCAATTCGGCTTCCGATGAGGTCTATGCCGAGCGGCTGGCGATCTGCGGGACCTGCCCGAAGCTGCAGGATGGCGTGACCTGTACCGCCTGCGGCTGTATCATTCCTGTCGTGGCCCGGCTGAAGGCCCGCAGCTGTCCGTTGCCGGGCGGCGGCAAGTGGCAGCCGGTGGCGGAATGA
- a CDS encoding peptide deformylase, protein MIRPISKDISLLSQKSALATEKDLPVLMDLVETLNANSDRCVGMAADMIGVNKRIIAIRVEQQLTISMINPVIVKRTRPYDTEEGCLSLEGVRPAKRYDYIEVEYFDSNFKKHRDSFTGFTAQVIQHEVDHCEGIVI, encoded by the coding sequence ATGATCAGACCTATCAGTAAAGATATATCGCTGCTTAGCCAGAAATCTGCTCTTGCCACGGAAAAGGATCTGCCCGTGTTAATGGATCTTGTGGAGACGCTGAACGCCAACTCCGACCGGTGCGTCGGCATGGCTGCGGACATGATTGGCGTCAACAAACGCATCATAGCCATCCGCGTGGAGCAGCAATTGACGATTTCGATGATCAATCCGGTGATCGTCAAGCGCACCCGTCCTTACGACACCGAGGAAGGCTGCCTGTCGCTTGAAGGCGTACGCCCGGCGAAACGATACGACTACATTGAGGTAGAATACTTCGACTCTAATTTCAAGAAGCACCGGGATAGCTTTACCGGATTTACGGCGCAGGTTATCCAGCATGAGGTGGATCACTGCGAGGGTATTGTCATTTGA
- a CDS encoding aminotransferase class I/II-fold pyridoxal phosphate-dependent enzyme: MIINNAQHTGDKGKSMNSYLAPLVQQIQPSGIRKFFDLAAGSKDIISLGVGEPDFKTPWHVREACVYSLERGFTGYTSNAGMPELREGIAEYLETRFAVKYDPANQIIATVGGSEAIDLALRALIAPGDEILIPEPCYISYSPITAIGGGIPVGIETFGKNNFKLTAEDLEAKITPRSKILILCYPSNPTGAIMSREDWEPIAKVVEKHDLIVISDEIYAELTYGSNHVSFASLPGMLDRTILVSGFSKAFAMTGWRMGYACGHPDLISAMLKIHQYTVMCAPSMGQVAALEALTNGMEEKDRMTDSYNQRRRLIVKGLREAGLECHEPQGAFYAFPSIQATGLTSDQFAQRLLLEYKVAAVPGSVFGLGGEGYLRCSYATSVSQLNEAVERIGAFVSQLSREGA; encoded by the coding sequence ATGATCATTAATAACGCACAGCACACAGGAGATAAAGGAAAGTCGATGAACTCTTATTTGGCCCCGCTGGTCCAGCAGATTCAGCCTTCGGGCATCCGCAAGTTTTTTGATCTGGCGGCAGGCAGCAAGGATATTATCTCGCTGGGTGTCGGCGAGCCGGACTTCAAGACACCCTGGCATGTCAGAGAGGCCTGCGTCTATTCGCTCGAACGGGGCTTCACCGGCTACACCTCCAATGCCGGGATGCCTGAGCTGCGCGAGGGTATTGCCGAGTATCTGGAGACCCGCTTCGCCGTGAAGTATGATCCGGCGAATCAGATTATCGCCACGGTCGGCGGCAGCGAGGCTATTGATTTGGCCCTGCGTGCCCTGATCGCTCCGGGAGACGAGATTCTGATTCCCGAGCCATGCTACATCTCTTATTCTCCGATTACGGCTATCGGCGGCGGTATTCCGGTCGGCATTGAGACCTTCGGGAAGAACAATTTCAAGCTGACTGCCGAAGATCTGGAGGCCAAGATCACCCCGCGCTCCAAGATTCTGATTCTCTGCTATCCAAGTAATCCGACGGGCGCCATCATGAGCCGTGAGGATTGGGAGCCGATTGCCAAGGTGGTCGAGAAGCATGATCTTATCGTCATCTCCGATGAGATTTATGCCGAGCTTACCTATGGAAGCAATCATGTCAGCTTTGCTTCACTGCCGGGAATGCTGGACCGGACGATCCTGGTCAGCGGGTTCTCCAAGGCCTTCGCCATGACCGGCTGGCGGATGGGCTATGCCTGCGGCCACCCGGACCTGATCTCTGCCATGCTGAAAATTCACCAGTATACCGTCATGTGCGCGCCTTCGATGGGCCAGGTGGCTGCACTGGAGGCACTTACCAACGGAATGGAAGAGAAGGACCGCATGACAGATTCGTATAACCAGCGCCGCCGGCTGATTGTCAAAGGGCTCCGGGAGGCGGGACTGGAGTGTCATGAGCCGCAGGGTGCCTTCTATGCATTTCCGAGTATCCAGGCCACCGGCCTGACCTCTGACCAGTTCGCCCAGCGTCTTCTGCTTGAATATAAGGTCGCCGCCGTTCCGGGAAGTGTCTTCGGTCTGGGCGGGGAAGGCTATCTGCGCTGCTCCTATGCAACCTCGGTGTCCCAGTTGAATGAAGCGGTTGAGCGAATTGGGGCATTTGTCTCACAGCTGTCCCGGGAAGGGGCCTGA
- a CDS encoding ArsR family transcriptional regulator: MKLDLTEQSLPVYEALSSTVRLHMLRLLSDKPMNVKELAAALKLSSAIMTMHVRKLEAAGLITSHMAPGKSGLQKICTLAADGAEIVFPGQARTPRRGYRKDIPVGHYSDFQIEPTCGLSTTERVIGHFDDPRYFWDQERVNAGILWFGKGFVEYKIPNFLLSSQQPEELAITMEIASEAPSINNNWPSDITFTLNGQSLGFWTSPGDYGDNPGKYTPAWWPALTNQYGLLKQLRITQSGTFMDGQKLSEVTLDQVGIRNKQWTFRLSVEEDAEHIGGLTLFGKGFGNYNEDLVFELFYTDGVADLPGSL; encoded by the coding sequence ATGAAACTTGATCTAACCGAACAATCCCTGCCCGTGTACGAGGCCCTGTCCAGTACCGTGCGTCTGCACATGCTGCGGCTGCTGTCCGATAAGCCCATGAACGTGAAGGAGCTGGCCGCAGCCCTCAAGCTCAGCAGTGCGATTATGACCATGCATGTGCGAAAGCTGGAAGCCGCCGGGCTGATCACCAGCCACATGGCTCCCGGTAAAAGCGGGCTGCAGAAGATTTGTACACTGGCCGCCGACGGGGCAGAGATTGTTTTTCCGGGACAAGCCCGGACTCCGCGCAGAGGATACCGCAAGGACATCCCGGTGGGGCATTATTCCGACTTCCAGATCGAGCCTACCTGCGGACTGTCTACGACGGAGAGGGTCATCGGGCACTTCGACGATCCCCGTTACTTCTGGGACCAGGAGCGGGTGAACGCCGGAATTCTTTGGTTCGGCAAGGGGTTCGTCGAGTATAAAATCCCGAATTTCCTGCTGTCCAGCCAGCAGCCGGAGGAGCTTGCCATCACGATGGAGATCGCCTCCGAAGCCCCGTCGATTAACAATAACTGGCCGTCGGATATTACCTTCACGCTGAACGGACAATCGCTTGGCTTCTGGACCAGCCCCGGTGACTACGGAGATAATCCGGGAAAATACACCCCGGCCTGGTGGCCTGCACTCACCAATCAATACGGCCTGCTCAAGCAGCTGCGGATTACGCAGTCGGGCACCTTCATGGACGGGCAAAAGCTGTCGGAAGTCACCCTCGATCAGGTAGGCATCCGTAACAAACAATGGACCTTCCGGCTCTCTGTCGAGGAGGATGCCGAGCACATCGGCGGTCTCACCCTGTTCGGGAAAGGCTTCGGTAACTACAACGAGGATCTGGTGTTTGAGCTGTTTTATACGGATGGTGTGGCAGATTTGCCGGGTTCTTTATGA
- a CDS encoding alpha/beta hydrolase gives MIKIFKSEAGKEQVLRSYNELLDAWGTEYQELDVETPYGTTHCITAGEPELPPLLLFHGVGDNSAVMWLLNMKELSRHFRCIAVDTLGGPGKSVPGERFNKRIFDQVDWINKVADGLKLEQFCVAGVSNGAYMAFNYTVNEPGRVLRAACMEGGMVTAPIKSMIHTLMMMFPEILIPTRSNLLRAARKLSSPASGLFDKHPEVGEHLVLLMQSHNQQAMFAHKLQPYEQEKAVMFRDQLYFLLGDYKLKQKRELTGTLDAGGFRYTVIPDAGHGVNHEQPERVNRELVAFLKGNGGRMII, from the coding sequence TTGATCAAAATATTCAAAAGCGAGGCCGGCAAAGAACAGGTTCTAAGGTCCTATAACGAGCTTCTTGACGCGTGGGGGACGGAATATCAGGAGCTTGATGTGGAGACCCCTTATGGGACAACCCATTGTATAACAGCGGGGGAGCCGGAGTTACCGCCTTTGCTTCTGTTCCATGGGGTAGGCGATAATTCGGCCGTGATGTGGCTGCTGAATATGAAGGAGCTGTCCCGTCATTTCCGCTGCATTGCGGTAGATACGCTGGGAGGACCGGGGAAGAGTGTTCCAGGTGAGAGGTTCAATAAACGGATCTTTGACCAGGTCGATTGGATCAACAAGGTTGCTGACGGGCTGAAGCTTGAACAATTCTGTGTGGCAGGTGTGTCGAATGGAGCGTATATGGCCTTCAATTACACGGTGAACGAGCCGGGAAGAGTGCTGAGGGCTGCCTGCATGGAGGGAGGAATGGTCACTGCTCCAATTAAAAGCATGATACATACGCTAATGATGATGTTCCCGGAGATTCTTATCCCTACACGCAGCAATCTGCTCAGGGCAGCCCGCAAGCTCAGCTCCCCGGCCTCCGGCCTGTTCGACAAGCATCCTGAAGTCGGGGAGCATCTGGTGCTGTTAATGCAGAGCCATAACCAGCAGGCGATGTTCGCCCATAAGCTTCAGCCCTACGAACAGGAGAAAGCGGTTATGTTCCGGGATCAGCTATACTTCCTGCTGGGAGATTATAAGCTGAAGCAGAAGCGGGAGCTCACTGGAACACTGGACGCTGGCGGGTTCCGCTACACGGTTATCCCGGACGCCGGTCACGGCGTGAATCATGAGCAGCCGGAGAGGGTGAACCGGGAGCTGGTGGCTTTTTTGAAAGGGAATGGAGGCAGAATGATTATATAA
- a CDS encoding aspartyl-phosphate phosphatase Spo0E family protein gives MPRAKGDANARRLSLEDEIQMLRSRMEQLFMQEKSFTSDNVIAISSLLDLKINEYMRGRPRKSN, from the coding sequence CTGCCTCGCGCCAAAGGAGATGCGAATGCACGCAGGCTCTCGCTGGAAGATGAAATTCAGATGCTCCGCAGCAGAATGGAACAGCTCTTTATGCAGGAGAAGTCCTTTACCTCGGATAATGTAATAGCAATCAGCAGCTTGCTGGATCTCAAGATTAATGAGTATATGAGAGGCCGTCCCCGCAAGAGCAATTAA
- a CDS encoding cob(I)yrinic acid a,c-diamide adenosyltransferase, with product MAIYTRTGDKGETSVIGGRVGKDDVRVEAYGTIDELNCFVGQARSLMEDERFLDVREQLLEIQHELFDCGSDLAFVKLSENRYKVKSEMATRLEGWIDALQAENPELERFILPGGSQLSSVLHVCRTVCRRAERRAVTLGRSAEINPEAVIYLNRLSDYFFALARAANTRLEIAEVEYLRSKKVFRNK from the coding sequence ATGGCGATCTATACGCGTACGGGGGATAAGGGCGAGACCTCGGTGATTGGCGGCCGGGTAGGCAAGGACGATGTCCGCGTCGAGGCTTACGGCACCATTGACGAGCTCAACTGCTTCGTTGGCCAGGCACGGAGCCTGATGGAGGATGAGCGGTTTCTAGATGTCCGTGAGCAGCTGCTGGAGATTCAGCATGAGCTGTTTGACTGTGGATCGGATCTGGCATTCGTGAAGCTGAGTGAGAACCGCTATAAGGTGAAAAGCGAGATGGCTACCCGCCTGGAAGGCTGGATCGATGCGCTTCAGGCCGAGAATCCGGAGCTGGAGCGCTTCATTCTGCCCGGCGGAAGCCAGCTGTCCTCGGTGCTGCATGTCTGCCGGACGGTCTGCCGCCGGGCCGAGCGCCGGGCAGTGACGCTGGGCCGCAGTGCGGAGATTAACCCTGAGGCGGTAATCTATCTGAACCGGCTGTCTGACTATTTCTTCGCTCTGGCCCGTGCTGCCAACACCCGGCTGGAGATTGCTGAAGTAGAATATCTGCGCAGCAAAAAGGTGTTCCGGAACAAATGA
- a CDS encoding RluA family pseudouridine synthase has protein sequence MTSYYPPISYIVPPLEDGWLLKTILQKRMDVSRKLLSRLKMTDLGITLNGERVYISVKVSSGDEVQIRMEEETSEDILPQPIPFEILYEDGHLLVVSKAAGMIVHPTHGHYTETLANGVVHYWAEKGERVRFRPVHRLDQETSGVLVIAKNPYSHQHISEQMIAGTVDKRYTAFVHGVPALPSGDIDGPIDRDPLEPHRRIVTPDGYPSLTRYEVKEVYGEAASRVELKLETGRTHQIRVHMGSVGCPLIGDGMYRHPLYGQAAGGRSKASAPGERAGESALTAGGEERPVQEQAVTAGGTALSPGEAARLAQIAELDAAIPRQALHAVRLAFRHPVTHAELVFEAPLPTDMALLQEKLRQSAR, from the coding sequence ATGACCAGCTATTATCCGCCCATCTCTTATATAGTGCCGCCGCTTGAAGACGGCTGGCTGCTCAAAACCATCCTGCAGAAGCGGATGGATGTCTCCCGCAAGCTGCTCTCCCGGCTCAAAATGACCGACCTCGGCATTACCCTGAACGGAGAGCGTGTCTATATCAGCGTCAAGGTCAGCAGCGGGGATGAGGTCCAGATCCGGATGGAGGAGGAGACGTCAGAGGATATTTTGCCGCAGCCGATTCCCTTCGAGATTCTGTATGAGGACGGGCATCTGCTTGTGGTAAGCAAGGCCGCAGGAATGATTGTCCATCCGACCCACGGCCATTATACCGAGACCCTGGCGAACGGAGTAGTTCATTACTGGGCTGAGAAAGGCGAGCGGGTTCGCTTCCGCCCCGTACACCGGCTGGACCAGGAGACCTCCGGGGTGCTGGTGATTGCCAAGAACCCGTACAGCCACCAGCACATCTCCGAGCAGATGATCGCCGGCACGGTGGACAAGCGGTATACCGCGTTCGTACACGGCGTGCCTGCTCTGCCTAGCGGGGATATCGACGGTCCGATCGACCGCGACCCGCTGGAGCCACACCGGCGGATTGTGACGCCGGATGGTTATCCCTCCTTGACCCGTTATGAGGTCAAGGAGGTCTATGGCGAGGCAGCTTCGCGCGTAGAGCTGAAGCTGGAGACCGGGCGCACCCACCAGATCCGGGTGCATATGGGATCGGTCGGCTGCCCGCTGATCGGTGACGGGATGTACCGTCACCCGCTGTATGGGCAGGCGGCTGGCGGCCGCTCGAAGGCGTCAGCGCCGGGCGAACGTGCGGGAGAGTCGGCGCTGACCGCAGGCGGCGAGGAGCGGCCGGTGCAAGAGCAGGCGGTGACCGCAGGCGGCACCGCGCTGTCGCCGGGCGAAGCCGCCCGGCTCGCGCAGATCGCGGAGCTGGACGCGGCCATTCCGCGCCAGGCGCTGCATGCGGTGCGGCTGGCCTTCCGGCATCCGGTGACGCATGCCGAACTGGTCTTCGAGGCTCCGCTGCCAACGGATATGGCGCTGCTGCAGGAGAAGCTGCGGCAGTCGGCACGGTAA
- a CDS encoding arsenate reductase family protein — protein sequence MSDLKVYQYPKCSTCRSAVKWLKEAGHELELQHIAEQPPTVEELRVLVKHSGLPLKKFFNTSGEVYRELGLKDKLADLSEDEQLALLSAHGMLIKRPVVTDGKKVTVGYKEDQYAEAWSNA from the coding sequence ATGAGTGACCTCAAGGTATATCAATATCCGAAATGCAGCACCTGCCGCAGCGCAGTGAAATGGCTGAAGGAAGCAGGGCATGAGCTGGAGCTGCAGCATATCGCTGAGCAGCCGCCAACTGTGGAGGAGCTACGCGTGCTGGTGAAGCACAGCGGCCTGCCGCTGAAGAAGTTTTTTAATACAAGTGGTGAGGTGTACCGGGAGCTTGGCCTGAAGGACAAGCTTGCAGACTTAAGCGAAGACGAGCAGCTTGCGCTGCTGTCCGCACATGGGATGCTGATCAAGCGTCCGGTAGTTACTGACGGCAAGAAGGTTACCGTAGGCTACAAGGAAGACCAGTACGCCGAAGCTTGGAGCAACGCCTAA
- a CDS encoding 5'-3' exonuclease H3TH domain-containing protein: MSTATEMKGRVMIVDGMALLFRAFYATSYGGYIRKTRAGLPTNAVYGFLQYFFDAVSTFEPSHVVCCWDMGKGTFRSEKYEGYKSNRIDAPLELIPQFDLVKEVVAELGVPNIGLVGYEADDCIGTLASCYSGESEVYILTGDHDMLQLVNDSVKVVIMKKGRSNYKVYDPAELLEERGLTPAQVIDLKGFMGDTSDNYPGVKGIGEKTATKLLTEYGTVEGVIENLHLLPKGVRAKIEADLDMLHLSRELAEIRCDVPIVCELAECLWELQRDNAARKFNELEFGSLMHLIGGIAEERDDRGIVQIELGDLG; the protein is encoded by the coding sequence ATGAGCACAGCAACAGAAATGAAGGGCCGGGTTATGATCGTCGATGGAATGGCTCTGCTGTTCCGCGCTTTTTATGCTACCTCTTATGGTGGATATATCCGCAAGACCCGCGCCGGGCTGCCGACGAATGCGGTGTATGGATTTTTGCAGTATTTTTTCGACGCGGTGAGTACGTTTGAGCCTTCACATGTCGTCTGCTGCTGGGATATGGGCAAGGGCACGTTCCGCTCGGAGAAGTATGAAGGGTATAAGTCTAATCGTATTGACGCGCCGCTGGAGCTGATCCCTCAGTTTGACCTCGTGAAGGAGGTTGTGGCGGAGCTGGGCGTGCCGAATATCGGTCTGGTTGGTTATGAGGCAGATGACTGCATCGGCACACTGGCTTCATGCTACAGCGGGGAGTCGGAGGTCTACATTCTTACGGGGGACCACGACATGCTGCAACTGGTGAATGACAGCGTCAAGGTCGTGATTATGAAAAAAGGCCGCTCCAACTATAAAGTGTACGATCCAGCGGAATTGCTGGAAGAACGGGGCCTCACTCCTGCGCAGGTGATCGACCTGAAGGGCTTCATGGGCGACACCAGCGATAATTATCCCGGAGTGAAGGGCATAGGCGAGAAGACGGCCACCAAGCTGCTGACGGAATACGGCACGGTGGAAGGGGTTATCGAGAACCTGCATCTGCTGCCCAAGGGCGTACGCGCCAAGATTGAAGCGGATCTCGACATGCTGCATCTCTCACGGGAGCTGGCGGAAATCCGCTGCGATGTGCCGATAGTATGCGAGCTGGCCGAATGTCTCTGGGAGCTGCAGCGGGATAACGCCGCACGCAAGTTCAATGAGCTGGAGTTCGGCAGCCTGATGCATCTGATCGGCGGAATTGCTGAGGAACGGGATGACCGGGGAATCGTGCAGATTGAGCTGGGGGATCTGGGCTGA
- a CDS encoding alpha-N-arabinofuranosidase has translation MAERIVLNTDIRKGKIDRNIYGHFAEHLGRCIYEGIWVGEDSPIPNTKGIRNDVVEALKEMKIPVLRWPGGCFADEYHWKDGIGPSEERKRMINTHWGGAVENNHFGTHEFMLLCEMLGCEPYINGNVGSGTVQEMSEWVEYLTFNGVSPMAELRQKNGQEDAWSVKYFGVGNENWGCGGNMRPEFYADLYRQYQTYVRNYGDNKIHRIACGANADDYNWTEVLMREATRFMDSITLHYYTLPTSDWNHKGAATGFGTDEYFTTLKKALFMDELVTRHIAIMDKYDPEKRVGLIVDEWGTWYDVEPGTNPGFLYQQNTIRDALVAGLTLNIFHKHSDRVRMANIAQTVNVLQAVILTEGEKMLLTPTYHVFNMYKVHQDAELLELTVDSPVYSYEGVEIPEVSASASVTAEGVIHVSLCNLNHAASATLPLELRGLAGQASVSGTTLAGASIDAHNSFEQPEAVKPQAFSAFKLEGDTLTVELPPMSVTVLEITPKA, from the coding sequence ATGGCAGAACGCATTGTACTGAACACCGACATCCGCAAAGGTAAGATTGACCGCAACATCTACGGACATTTCGCTGAGCATCTTGGACGCTGTATCTATGAAGGCATCTGGGTAGGCGAAGATTCCCCTATTCCGAACACCAAGGGTATCCGCAACGACGTAGTGGAAGCGCTTAAGGAAATGAAAATTCCGGTATTGCGCTGGCCGGGCGGTTGCTTCGCCGATGAGTACCACTGGAAGGACGGTATCGGCCCGAGCGAAGAGCGCAAGCGGATGATCAACACACACTGGGGCGGTGCGGTAGAGAATAACCATTTCGGTACGCATGAATTCATGCTCCTCTGCGAGATGCTGGGCTGCGAGCCGTACATCAACGGTAACGTAGGTAGCGGAACTGTTCAAGAGATGTCCGAGTGGGTTGAGTACCTGACCTTCAACGGAGTCTCACCAATGGCCGAGCTGCGTCAGAAGAACGGCCAGGAAGATGCCTGGAGCGTGAAATATTTTGGCGTGGGCAACGAGAACTGGGGCTGCGGTGGTAACATGCGTCCTGAATTCTACGCTGACCTGTACCGCCAATATCAGACATATGTGCGCAACTATGGAGACAACAAGATCCACCGGATCGCCTGCGGGGCGAATGCGGATGACTATAACTGGACGGAAGTATTGATGCGTGAAGCTACCCGCTTCATGGATTCGATCACCCTGCACTACTACACCCTGCCTACTTCGGACTGGAATCATAAGGGCGCGGCTACAGGCTTCGGAACAGACGAATACTTCACAACGTTGAAGAAGGCACTGTTCATGGATGAGCTGGTTACCCGCCATATCGCCATCATGGACAAATACGATCCTGAGAAAAGAGTGGGCCTGATCGTTGACGAATGGGGCACCTGGTACGATGTAGAGCCGGGTACCAACCCGGGCTTCCTGTACCAGCAGAACACGATCCGCGATGCGCTGGTGGCCGGCTTGACGCTGAATATTTTCCACAAGCACAGTGACCGTGTACGGATGGCGAACATTGCCCAGACCGTGAACGTGCTGCAGGCCGTTATTCTGACCGAAGGCGAGAAAATGCTCCTGACCCCAACCTACCATGTATTCAACATGTACAAGGTGCATCAGGATGCAGAATTGCTGGAGCTGACTGTGGACAGCCCGGTATACAGCTATGAGGGAGTAGAGATTCCTGAAGTATCGGCTTCCGCTTCTGTAACCGCAGAAGGCGTAATCCATGTCAGCCTGTGTAACCTGAATCATGCAGCATCGGCAACCCTGCCGCTGGAGCTGCGCGGATTGGCTGGACAAGCATCCGTAAGCGGAACGACGCTGGCCGGAGCTTCCATCGATGCCCACAATAGCTTTGAGCAGCCGGAAGCTGTAAAACCACAGGCATTCAGTGCCTTCAAGCTTGAAGGAGACACCCTTACTGTAGAACTGCCGCCAATGTCGGTAACCGTTCTGGAAATTACTCCGAAGGCGTAA
- a CDS encoding methyl-accepting chemotaxis protein yields the protein MANIAHKGISRLRFKSIRMRTFAFILPIFLITLVLVALLSYMYSKSIIQREVTQKMNVQISDISNEINGNLSGHSKVPEVLARTLESHAAEFTLDQYRTMLSSALKANPDTYGVGIYFEPGRYDSKLKYFSTYAHRDGDKIVTTEQYNDPDYNYHGQNWYTIGRDHAGFTDPFYDTITGTTMATFSVPFRDTANTLLGVMAGDIDLKTLQNRIEQTEVGDTGWAFLLDKQGNYIAGPDAGKNMQLKITDEKNASLSAAGAEMLQQNQGMVTYADSGGTIQMYYEKLPDTGWTVGLAMPEQELYAPLKGLLRSILLVSFVGLILTVAAVYLYSRYITRKLTRVNEMSQQMAAGDFTRKLEVDSEDEFGNMAGHLNQMITNLSRLLGTIADHSLQVASTSEELMSSANQTNHTTEAIVENIQDLSAGADQQLQSTRESARAMEEMAAGVQRIAEASMDTAAAAGRAAGQAQNGHSIITESVERMEEMERTAAEASSMITSLSAQSQQIGNIIGLIKGISDQTGMLALNAAIEAARAGEYGRGFSVVAGEVKKLSEQTAEAAGSISTLILEIQQGNRAVSDAVLANAGAVQEGSRMVGEAGRLFTDILGGIGEINTQVHEMSASSEQLLAGTEELTSSVAEMAEVARQAAERSQSAAAASEEQLASMEEVAAASTELAKMADGLQQAVAAFKVN from the coding sequence ATGGCTAATATTGCTCATAAGGGGATTTCCAGGCTCCGGTTCAAAAGCATACGTATGAGAACATTTGCATTCATCCTGCCCATCTTTCTGATCACGCTGGTGCTGGTCGCTCTGTTGTCGTACATGTATTCCAAGAGCATTATCCAGCGCGAGGTTACGCAAAAAATGAATGTGCAGATATCGGATATTTCTAACGAAATTAACGGAAATTTAAGTGGGCACAGCAAGGTTCCCGAGGTTCTGGCCCGGACGCTGGAGAGTCATGCTGCTGAATTCACACTGGATCAATACCGGACGATGCTGTCTAGCGCGCTGAAAGCCAATCCGGATACATATGGTGTGGGCATTTATTTTGAACCCGGACGGTATGACAGCAAGCTGAAGTACTTCTCCACCTATGCCCACCGCGACGGCGATAAGATTGTGACTACCGAGCAGTATAATGACCCCGATTATAATTATCACGGGCAGAACTGGTACACCATCGGCAGAGACCATGCAGGATTTACCGATCCGTTCTATGACACAATTACAGGGACGACAATGGCTACGTTCTCAGTTCCTTTCCGGGATACTGCGAATACCTTGCTGGGGGTGATGGCCGGCGATATCGATCTCAAGACGCTGCAGAACAGGATCGAACAGACCGAGGTCGGGGATACAGGCTGGGCCTTCCTGCTGGACAAGCAGGGGAATTACATTGCAGGGCCGGATGCCGGGAAGAATATGCAGCTGAAAATAACCGATGAAAAAAACGCAAGTCTGTCCGCAGCGGGAGCAGAAATGCTTCAGCAGAATCAGGGAATGGTCACCTATGCCGATTCCGGCGGAACCATCCAGATGTATTATGAAAAGCTGCCGGATACCGGCTGGACCGTGGGTCTCGCCATGCCGGAACAGGAGCTGTATGCGCCGCTTAAAGGGCTGCTTAGGTCTATACTGCTGGTTAGCTTTGTGGGTCTTATCCTGACGGTAGCTGCCGTATATCTATACAGCCGCTATATAACCCGTAAGCTGACCCGAGTCAATGAGATGTCCCAGCAGATGGCTGCCGGAGACTTCACGCGGAAGCTGGAGGTAGACAGCGAGGATGAATTCGGCAATATGGCCGGGCATCTGAACCAGATGATTACCAATCTGAGCAGACTGCTGGGGACCATTGCCGATCACTCCCTGCAAGTCGCCTCGACTTCGGAGGAATTAATGTCTAGCGCCAACCAGACCAATCACACAACAGAGGCTATTGTCGAGAATATTCAGGATCTGTCAGCCGGAGCGGATCAGCAGCTTCAGTCCACCCGCGAGTCTGCAAGAGCGATGGAGGAGATGGCCGCAGGTGTGCAGCGGATCGCGGAGGCCTCGATGGACACCGCAGCAGCGGCTGGGCGGGCGGCAGGCCAGGCGCAGAACGGGCATTCCATCATTACGGAGTCGGTCGAACGGATGGAAGAGATGGAGCGGACCGCCGCAGAAGCTTCAAGCATGATTACCTCTCTTAGCGCGCAGTCCCAGCAGATCGGCAACATTATTGGTCTGATCAAAGGCATCAGCGATCAGACCGGCATGCTGGCCTTAAACGCGGCGATTGAGGCTGCCAGAGCAGGCGAATACGGACGGGGCTTCTCCGTGGTAGCCGGTGAGGTCAAGAAGCTGTCGGAGCAGACGGCCGAAGCTGCAGGGTCTATCAGCACCCTGATTCTCGAGATCCAGCAAGGCAACCGGGCAGTCTCAGACGCGGTGCTGGCGAATGCCGGTGCCGTTCAGGAAGGCTCGCGGATGGTAGGTGAGGCCGGGCGTCTGTTCACGGATATTCTCGGCGGCATCGGCGAGATTAATACCCAGGTTCATGAGATGTCTGCCTCCTCCGAGCAGCTGCTGGCCGGAACCGAGGAGCTGACCTCTTCGGTGGCGGAGATGGCAGAAGTGGCCCGGCAGGCGGCAGAGCGTTCCCAGAGCGCTGCCGCGGCCTCCGAGGAGCAGCTCGCTTCTATGGAGGAGGTAGCCGCAGCCTCTACCGAGCTGGCGAAGATGGCCGATGGGCTACAGCAGGCCGTGGCCGCGTTCAAGGTAAACTAA